In Synergistes jonesii, the DNA window ATAGCGAGCCGCTGGCTCAAACATTACAATAGATTCCCCGATGCGTTCGTTGTCGAAACGCCGAACACCGCCGGCGGCCATCTCGGCGCGCGCGACGAAGAGCAGGCGCTCGACACGCATTTGTCGTTACAGGAGGTAATCCCCGCCTTAGTGAAATATTTAAAGGAGCTCGGGCGCAACATTCCCGTAATAGCGGCCGGAGGCATATGGGACTCCGGCGACATGAAAAAATCTTTCGATATGGGGGCGAGCGGCGTGCAGATGGGGACGCGCTTCGCCGCGACGGAAGAGGGGGATGCTTCCGACCGCTTCAAGCAGGCCTATGTCGACGCCGAAGAGAAGGACGTGGTGCTGATAAAGAGCCCCTGCGGGCTCCCCGGACGCGCGATAATGAGCCCGCTGATCGAGCGCTATCTGTCCGGCATGATCGAAAAGGCCGTCTGCCGCAGGGTGTGTCTCTCACATTGCCTCCTGCGCCTCCAAAACGAGACCTTCTGCATAGCGGACGCGCTCGTAAGCGCGTACAAGGGCGACTGGGAGAACGGGCTCTTCTTCTGCGGGAGCAACGTTTCGAAGGTAAAGTCGATCGAGAAGGTAAAAGAGATCATAAGGGAGCTGATAGACGGCTTCTCTCTCTCCGACCTACAGAGCGAATCGTAAAGACATTAAAAAGAGAGAGGAAGATGTAGTCATCTTCCTCTCATTCAAATTACACCGGCGCCGACCTGCTCTCCCACGGATACCCTCCGCAGTACCATCGGCGATGGGGCGCTTAACTGCCGGGTTCGGCATGGGACCGGGTGTCTCCGCCCCTCCATTGGCACCGGAAGCTTATATGCCTTATGCTTTAAGGCTTATAAAGGATTTATGAGGTTAAGGCCTCGGCGTATTAGTACCGGTCGGCTCAAAGGGCGTTACCCTCTTACACTCCCGGCCTATCTATCCGGTCGTCTTCCGGACGCCTTACTTCCTATTACAGAATCAGGTATCTCATCTCGGGGACGGCTTCCCGCTTAGATGCCTTCAGCGGTTATCCTGACCGAACTTGGCTACCCAGCTTCTGCCCCTGGCGGAACAACTGGTTCACTAGCGGTTCGTCTAT includes these proteins:
- a CDS encoding NAD(P)H-dependent flavin oxidoreductase, which produces MIKEKSELPSLKIGEYEPKYPIIQGGMGVMVSGPRLAGATAAEGCIGTIASVGLAASYPEYDALNDSREFDKQNNKILANFIKQAKEASKGGIIAVNCMCALSNYESLVRTSCEAGANIIISGAGLPLKLPQLTEGFPKTALVPIVSSVKAAALIASRWLKHYNRFPDAFVVETPNTAGGHLGARDEEQALDTHLSLQEVIPALVKYLKELGRNIPVIAAGGIWDSGDMKKSFDMGASGVQMGTRFAATEEGDASDRFKQAYVDAEEKDVVLIKSPCGLPGRAIMSPLIERYLSGMIEKAVCRRVCLSHCLLRLQNETFCIADALVSAYKGDWENGLFFCGSNVSKVKSIEKVKEIIRELIDGFSLSDLQSES